The proteins below come from a single Plutella xylostella chromosome 2, ilPluXylo3.1, whole genome shotgun sequence genomic window:
- the LOC105394841 gene encoding uncharacterized protein LOC105394841, protein MAMKISFAFAALCLVGVVFETEASFIKGGKNVPRVGRSNEADGPFDHSMGYVIKTIPSKNIPRMGRRNYDSENRYDIPKLFEMPVETAEFYEGEGISPLNQEELAAYYENQIENMKK, encoded by the exons atggcTATGAAAATAAGTTTTGCGTTTGCGGCTTTATGCCTGGTTGGTGTTGTGTTTGAAACCGAAGCGTCTTTTATAAAAGGGGGTAAGAATGTACCAAGGGTTGGTAGGAGCAATGAGGCAGACGGGCCATTTGATCACTCGATGGGCTACGTCATCAAGACTATCCCCAGTAAGAATATACCACGGATGGGTAGGCGGAATTATGATTCG gaaaatcggtaTGACATTCCAAAATTATTCGAAATGCCTGTGGAGACTGCTGAATTTTACGAAG GTGAGGGCATATCGCCTTTGAACCAAGAAGAACTAGCCGCTTATTATGAAAATCAGATTGAAAATATGAAgaaataa